The Mycobacterium paragordonae genome includes a region encoding these proteins:
- a CDS encoding cupin domain-containing protein, producing the protein MLRRCIATDAGLFATQHWGRSPLLSRADALPRDFSDLLSPAAVDELIGRRGVRTPFIRMAKAGDVLARDCYTGPAGFGAEMPDQVDSAKVLAEFASGATIVLQGLHRLWPPMIDFVRSMVDDLGHPVQANAYVTPPGSRGFDAHYDVHDVFILQVSGEKHWTVHPPVHEHPLPSQPWTQHREAIAARVADEPVIDTVLSAGDALYLPRGWVHSARSQEATSIHLTIGVSALTSLDVVSAVIDTLAADAEFRKSLPMGIDATNRDEMAATASKIMSQVVDAVRDRAADLGGGAAARLSDRHAASTRPVAVQVLASLDAAERAGEVSVRWRHGLVGAPRLDGGRVVLRLPDRTMTFPESCAPAIEALHRGLVADADTLPGLDHADSTVLIRRLLREAVVVPVGPEQG; encoded by the coding sequence ATGTTAAGACGCTGCATCGCCACCGATGCTGGGTTGTTCGCAACCCAGCATTGGGGCCGCAGTCCACTGCTCAGCCGCGCCGACGCGCTGCCCCGCGACTTCAGCGACCTGCTGTCCCCGGCCGCGGTCGACGAGTTGATCGGGCGGCGCGGTGTACGGACACCGTTCATCCGGATGGCCAAGGCCGGCGACGTGCTGGCCCGGGACTGCTACACCGGCCCGGCCGGCTTCGGCGCCGAGATGCCCGACCAGGTGGACTCGGCAAAGGTGCTGGCCGAGTTCGCTTCCGGCGCGACGATCGTCCTGCAGGGCTTGCATCGCTTGTGGCCGCCCATGATCGACTTCGTCCGATCCATGGTCGACGACCTGGGCCATCCTGTGCAGGCCAACGCCTATGTGACGCCGCCGGGCAGCCGCGGGTTCGACGCCCACTACGACGTCCACGACGTTTTCATCCTGCAGGTGTCGGGAGAGAAGCACTGGACGGTGCACCCGCCCGTCCATGAGCATCCGTTGCCGTCGCAACCGTGGACGCAGCACCGGGAGGCCATCGCCGCACGTGTCGCTGACGAGCCGGTCATCGATACCGTGTTGTCGGCCGGCGATGCGCTGTACCTGCCCCGCGGCTGGGTGCACTCCGCCCGTTCGCAGGAGGCAACGTCGATCCACCTGACCATCGGGGTATCCGCGCTGACGTCGCTGGACGTGGTTAGTGCCGTCATCGACACGCTCGCCGCGGATGCCGAGTTCAGGAAATCGCTGCCGATGGGCATCGACGCCACCAACCGCGACGAGATGGCAGCGACAGCGAGCAAGATCATGTCTCAGGTAGTCGACGCCGTTCGCGATCGGGCCGCCGACCTCGGCGGCGGGGCCGCCGCTCGGTTGTCCGACCGTCATGCCGCGAGCACCAGACCCGTTGCGGTGCAGGTACTTGCCAGCCTGGACGCGGCCGAACGGGCCGGCGAGGTATCGGTTCGGTGGCGCCACGGGCTCGTCGGCGCACCCCGGCTCGACGGTGGCCGAGTCGTACTGCGGCTCCCGGACCGGACCATGACGTTCCCCGAGTCGTGCGCCCCTGCGATCGAAGCGCTTCATCGCGGGCTCGTCGCGGATGCCGACACCCTGCCCGGCCTCGACCACGCCGACTCGACGGTCCTGATCCGCCGGCTGTTGCGCGAGGCAGTTGTGGTGCCGGTCGGGCCAGAGCAGGGATGA
- a CDS encoding sucrase ferredoxin, which yields MNAPRRIPCSDQSLTRNDPLYGTASAGHAWAMLELSGGWGQSAFLDSPAIIDRELGRAICRRIEAARMRVTAIRRPGRRPETPRWRWFIAYCDEGQEALYHGEVDGPRDYLDIALDGSDGERVAGPLVTVCAHGKHDQCCAVRGRSAAADIAAEYPELVWECSHLGGDRFAATMLVLPEGLCYGRVDSTDSAGLVRLYLDGRLDHRYLRGRTSLPHAVQAAQHFARDALGDNRIDALSPLSVEHRPDGIHVVLAAEPGPVEVVMVEQMSEPLLSMCRASVPGPVRTYVLVSVTSS from the coding sequence ATGAACGCGCCGCGGCGAATTCCGTGCAGTGACCAATCGCTGACGCGAAACGACCCGTTGTACGGCACCGCATCGGCCGGACACGCATGGGCGATGCTCGAATTGTCCGGCGGCTGGGGACAATCGGCGTTCCTGGACTCACCGGCGATCATCGATCGGGAACTCGGGCGCGCGATTTGTCGCCGCATCGAGGCGGCGCGCATGCGCGTCACCGCGATACGTCGTCCCGGGCGTCGTCCCGAGACGCCGCGCTGGCGGTGGTTTATTGCTTACTGCGACGAGGGTCAGGAGGCGCTGTACCACGGTGAGGTCGACGGACCCCGCGACTATCTGGACATCGCGCTGGACGGCTCTGACGGTGAGCGGGTTGCCGGCCCGCTGGTCACGGTGTGTGCGCACGGCAAGCACGATCAGTGCTGCGCGGTGCGGGGCCGCTCAGCGGCGGCCGACATCGCGGCGGAGTATCCCGAATTAGTCTGGGAATGCTCACATCTGGGTGGAGACCGTTTTGCGGCGACGATGCTGGTGCTGCCCGAGGGCCTGTGTTACGGACGGGTCGATTCGACCGACTCCGCCGGCCTCGTGCGCCTGTATCTGGACGGGCGGCTGGACCACCGGTACTTGCGCGGACGTACCAGCCTGCCGCACGCGGTCCAGGCCGCACAGCACTTCGCGCGTGACGCATTGGGGGACAATAGGATTGATGCCCTGTCGCCGCTGAGCGTTGAGCATCGGCCGGACGGCATTCACGTGGTGCTCGCGGCCGAGCCGGGACCTGTGGAAGTAGTCATGGTCGAGCAGATGTCCGAGCCGCTGCTGTCCATGTGTCGGGCTTCGGTCCCCGGGCCGGTTCGCACGTATGTGTTGGTGTCGGTGACGTCGTCCTGA
- a CDS encoding DDE-type integrase/transposase/recombinase encodes MGLTLAERRAVTQSAATRYQQAGKRGKTRILDELCANTGWHRSHARKALKAALAPRIMSARSPRPVKYGEDVIAALTICWTVLGMPAGKRLAPMLTELVAVLRHFRELVISDETAALLVSMSAATIDRRLADERARYKIKGRVGTKPGSLIRSQIPVRTWAQWDDAVPGFVEIDTVFHDGGNRGGGHAFTLTVTDIATGWTESRSLPDRTAKHILAALNQIAAAMPFPILGVDCDNGSEFINDDLLAWCQDRRITFTRSRPGNKNDGCHVEQKNWVVVRTVVGYYRYDTASELLLLNEIWRMQSQLTNYFHPQQKLVSKVRKGAKVSRKHDTATTPFHRATDHPSMTVDRIVALKRTYSLINPAATQRQIQALTNQLFTLTTSKAPAGVPTPLTKRARSREATNKPSRAS; translated from the coding sequence ATGGGGTTGACATTGGCAGAGCGCAGGGCGGTGACCCAATCAGCGGCGACTCGTTATCAGCAGGCCGGTAAGCGCGGTAAGACCCGGATTCTTGACGAGTTGTGCGCCAACACGGGCTGGCATCGCAGCCATGCCCGCAAGGCACTGAAAGCCGCGCTGGCCCCCAGGATCATGTCTGCACGAAGTCCGCGGCCCGTGAAATACGGCGAGGATGTGATTGCTGCGCTGACGATCTGCTGGACGGTGCTGGGCATGCCCGCCGGCAAACGGCTCGCACCCATGCTCACCGAGCTGGTAGCCGTGCTGCGCCACTTCCGGGAGCTGGTCATCAGTGACGAGACGGCGGCACTGCTGGTATCGATGTCGGCGGCCACCATCGATCGCCGCCTGGCCGATGAACGGGCCAGATACAAGATCAAAGGACGCGTGGGCACCAAGCCGGGGTCGCTGATCCGAAGTCAGATCCCGGTGCGCACCTGGGCCCAATGGGATGACGCTGTGCCCGGCTTCGTCGAGATCGACACGGTCTTCCATGACGGCGGCAATCGGGGTGGAGGCCATGCGTTCACGTTGACGGTCACCGATATCGCCACCGGCTGGACCGAAAGCCGCTCGCTACCGGACAGGACGGCCAAACACATCCTGGCCGCCCTCAATCAGATCGCCGCCGCGATGCCGTTCCCGATCCTCGGCGTGGACTGCGATAACGGATCGGAATTCATCAACGACGACCTCTTGGCATGGTGCCAAGACCGGCGAATCACCTTCACCCGGTCACGGCCGGGCAACAAGAACGACGGCTGCCACGTCGAGCAGAAGAACTGGGTGGTGGTCCGCACCGTGGTCGGCTACTACCGCTACGACACAGCGTCAGAACTCTTGCTACTCAACGAGATCTGGCGAATGCAGTCACAGCTGACCAACTACTTCCACCCCCAGCAGAAATTGGTATCCAAAGTCCGCAAAGGCGCCAAGGTATCCAGAAAACACGACACGGCCACCACCCCGTTTCACCGGGCGACCGACCACCCGAGTATGACCGTGGACCGCATCGTGGCGCTCAAGCGGACCTACTCACTGATCAACCCAGCCGCCACCCAACGCCAGATTCAGGCGTTGACCAACCAACTCTTCACCCTGACCACCAGCAAAGCCCCAGCCGGCGTCCCGACTCCACTCACCAAGCGCGCACGTTCACGTGAGGCAACCAACAAACCTTCGCGCGCATCTTGA
- a CDS encoding DDE-type integrase/transposase/recombinase, with translation MVAVNEPIDPLVRLAISQWPDDAPRGAVSTFCAEYGISRKSFYELRKRARADGPAAVLEPRTRRPKSSPSKLSDAIKEQAVAVRAALEASGLDHGPISVHEKMRAMGLQPVPSTASLARIFREAGVARLEPKKKPRSAWRRFVYPAPNACWQLDATEYVLSGGRKCVIFQLIDDHSRYAVASHVAFSETATDAIAVVDKAIAAHGVPQRLLSDNGLALNPSRRGYLGQLVEHLASLGVAAMTGKPYKPTTQGKNERFHQTLFRYLDKQPLARTLAELQTQIDAFDDIYNNERPHQGLPGRITPRAAWEATEKAQAPRPKPDQPFFVQAALKRHRPAPAPKDLPAGTSVRTLTTAGTFMLAGVQYKVDGRRGFDQVLVVTNGDKIIVADLDGEVLIEHTRPAPGVTYVGNGRPRGPHPKNDDKTSPKS, from the coding sequence GTGGTGGCTGTTAATGAACCGATCGATCCTCTGGTCCGGCTTGCTATCTCGCAGTGGCCCGATGACGCGCCCCGCGGGGCGGTTTCGACGTTCTGCGCCGAGTACGGCATCTCCCGCAAGTCGTTCTACGAGTTGCGTAAACGCGCCAGGGCCGACGGGCCGGCCGCAGTACTTGAACCCAGGACGAGACGACCTAAGTCGAGCCCATCGAAGTTGAGCGATGCGATCAAGGAGCAGGCTGTGGCCGTGCGTGCCGCACTGGAGGCCTCCGGCCTGGATCACGGGCCGATCAGTGTGCACGAAAAGATGCGCGCGATGGGCCTACAACCGGTGCCTTCCACGGCATCGCTGGCGCGCATCTTCCGTGAGGCTGGCGTGGCTCGTCTGGAGCCGAAGAAGAAGCCCCGCTCGGCATGGCGGCGGTTCGTCTATCCGGCGCCGAATGCGTGCTGGCAACTCGACGCGACCGAGTACGTGCTGAGCGGCGGACGAAAGTGCGTAATCTTCCAGCTCATCGACGACCACTCCCGCTACGCGGTCGCTTCCCACGTCGCATTCAGCGAGACCGCCACGGACGCGATCGCAGTGGTGGACAAGGCCATCGCCGCCCACGGAGTGCCCCAACGACTGCTGTCGGACAACGGGCTCGCGCTTAACCCCTCGCGGCGTGGATACCTGGGCCAGCTCGTAGAACACCTCGCAAGCCTGGGCGTGGCGGCGATGACCGGCAAGCCCTACAAACCGACCACCCAGGGCAAGAACGAACGCTTCCATCAGACCTTGTTCCGCTACTTGGACAAGCAGCCTCTCGCGCGCACGCTGGCCGAGTTGCAGACCCAAATCGACGCCTTCGACGACATCTACAACAACGAGCGCCCCCACCAAGGGCTGCCTGGCCGCATCACACCCCGCGCGGCCTGGGAGGCCACCGAGAAGGCGCAGGCTCCCCGCCCCAAACCCGACCAGCCCTTCTTCGTCCAAGCTGCACTTAAGCGGCACCGGCCTGCACCCGCACCCAAAGACCTGCCCGCCGGCACCAGCGTCAGGACACTGACCACCGCCGGAACATTCATGCTCGCGGGGGTCCAGTACAAGGTCGATGGACGACGCGGCTTTGACCAGGTCCTGGTCGTCACCAACGGCGACAAGATCATCGTCGCCGACCTGGACGGCGAAGTCCTCATCGAGCACACAAGACCCGCACCCGGGGTGACTTACGTCGGCAACGGACGACCCCGCGGCCCACACCCCAAAAACGACGACAAAACGTCACCGAAGTCCTGA
- a CDS encoding HNH endonuclease signature motif containing protein: MEGYDGYLEVVAHRRALLEKTEESAGWMTRIGAAARVVNQAQAAELVAIGQLFSHRSVAGSETGQWAIDTFKAVAGEVAAGLKISQGRAETKLHYARAMRERLPQVAAVFCAGDIDLEAFATIVFRTELIEDPQVLAAVDERVAARVTRWPSLSRGRLSQKIDQIVADADADAVRRRTEAQADREVWISQELNGLCQVEGRLRSTDAKALDARISALAATVCPNDPRTVAQRRADAMGALAADATRLGCECGRADCTAAGRKPASPVVIHVVAEQATLNGHSDQPGCLLGGEDLITPELLAELALSAKQVPLIHPGYAAPEPHYHPSPALADFVRARDLTCRWPGCDVPATHCDVDHTIPYASGGPTHAGNLKCYCRTHHLMKTFWGWTEKQLADGTLILTSPGGDTHVTTPGSALLFPSLCHAVGGMPAPEAQTPPADYCAERTAMMPTRRRTRTQARAARVTAERRANHQARITATGPPDDEPPPF, translated from the coding sequence ATGGAAGGGTATGACGGCTACCTGGAGGTGGTGGCCCACCGCAGGGCACTTCTAGAAAAGACCGAGGAATCGGCCGGTTGGATGACGCGGATCGGTGCGGCGGCGCGGGTGGTCAATCAGGCCCAGGCCGCGGAGTTGGTGGCGATCGGGCAGTTGTTCTCCCACCGCTCGGTGGCGGGCTCTGAGACGGGGCAGTGGGCGATCGACACGTTCAAAGCGGTGGCCGGGGAGGTCGCCGCGGGGCTGAAGATCAGCCAGGGCCGCGCAGAGACCAAGCTGCATTATGCCCGGGCGATGCGCGAGCGCCTACCGCAGGTCGCGGCGGTGTTCTGTGCCGGGGACATTGACCTGGAGGCGTTCGCGACGATCGTGTTCCGCACCGAGCTGATCGAGGACCCCCAGGTGCTGGCGGCGGTGGATGAGCGGGTCGCCGCGCGGGTGACACGGTGGCCGTCGCTGAGCCGGGGGCGGTTGTCGCAGAAGATCGACCAGATCGTCGCCGACGCCGACGCCGATGCCGTCCGGCGGCGCACAGAGGCCCAGGCTGATCGGGAGGTGTGGATCAGCCAGGAGCTCAACGGGTTGTGCCAGGTGGAGGGACGCCTGCGCAGCACCGATGCCAAAGCCCTCGATGCGCGGATCTCGGCGTTGGCGGCCACGGTGTGCCCGAACGATCCGCGCACGGTGGCTCAGCGCCGCGCTGATGCCATGGGGGCGCTGGCCGCCGATGCCACCCGGCTGGGCTGTGAATGCGGCCGCGCCGATTGCACCGCCGCCGGGCGTAAGCCCGCCTCGCCGGTGGTGATCCATGTGGTCGCCGAACAGGCCACCCTCAATGGCCACAGCGACCAGCCGGGGTGCCTGTTGGGTGGCGAGGACCTGATCACCCCCGAACTGTTGGCCGAGTTGGCCCTGTCCGCCAAGCAGGTGCCGTTGATCCATCCCGGCTACGCCGCCCCCGAACCGCACTACCACCCCTCACCAGCGCTCGCCGATTTCGTGCGGGCCCGGGACCTGACCTGCCGCTGGCCGGGCTGTGATGTGCCGGCCACGCACTGCGATGTCGACCACACCATCCCCTACGCCTCCGGTGGGCCCACCCATGCGGGCAACCTCAAGTGCTACTGCCGTACGCATCATTTGATGAAAACGTTTTGGGGCTGGACCGAGAAACAACTCGCCGACGGCACCTTGATCCTGACCTCCCCGGGTGGGGACACCCACGTCACCACCCCCGGCTCCGCGTTGCTGTTTCCCAGCCTGTGCCATGCGGTGGGTGGGATGCCCGCCCCCGAAGCCCAAACCCCACCGGCGGATTACTGCGCCGAGCGCACCGCGATGATGCCCACCCGCCGGCGCACCCGCACCCAGGCCCGCGCCGCCCGCGTCACCGCCGAACGCCGCGCCAACCACCAAGCCCGCATCACCGCCACCGGCCCACCCGACGACGAACCCCCACCCTTCTAG
- a CDS encoding serine hydrolase domain-containing protein has product MRRRLAGVAALVLLAGCAVQRVVPPAPPSVAAAQADAVMRIVRDFMGQAHLRAAIVRVTVDGREVVTQAAGESMTGVPAGANMHFRNGAVAISYVATLLLKLVDEKKVSLEDKLSKWLPDFPHADRVTLAQLAQMTSGYPDYVIGNDAFNNALYGNPFRQWTTADILAQISSRPLLYEPGTNWNYSHTNYVLLGMALEKATGHDMPSLLQSKVLAPLGLTQTANSDTPVIPDPALHAFSSERREFLKIPAGVPFYEESTFWNPSWTITHGAIQTTNIYDMEATAAGIGSGRFLSAESYKKMVSTDLRGKTRPQPGCPTCFDQSDEYTYGLGIVISGKWLLQNPMFSGEAAVEAYLPSQKVAIAVAVTYAPEAFDDQGNYTNQADILFRKIGAELAPNDAPPMPPGR; this is encoded by the coding sequence ATGCGGCGGCGCCTCGCCGGCGTGGCCGCCCTGGTGTTGCTGGCCGGTTGCGCGGTGCAGCGGGTGGTGCCTCCGGCACCGCCGAGCGTTGCCGCGGCGCAGGCCGACGCGGTGATGCGGATCGTCCGTGACTTCATGGGGCAGGCCCACCTGCGCGCGGCGATCGTGCGGGTGACGGTCGATGGCCGGGAGGTTGTGACGCAGGCCGCCGGCGAGTCGATGACCGGTGTGCCGGCCGGTGCGAACATGCACTTTCGCAATGGCGCGGTGGCCATTTCGTATGTGGCGACGTTGCTGCTGAAGCTGGTCGACGAGAAGAAGGTCAGCCTGGAAGACAAGTTGTCCAAGTGGTTGCCCGACTTCCCGCACGCCGACCGCGTCACACTGGCCCAGCTCGCCCAGATGACTTCGGGCTACCCCGACTACGTCATCGGCAATGATGCGTTCAACAACGCGCTGTACGGTAATCCGTTCCGGCAGTGGACCACTGCGGATATTCTGGCCCAGATCTCTTCGCGGCCACTGCTGTACGAACCGGGGACGAACTGGAATTACTCGCACACCAACTACGTACTGTTGGGGATGGCGCTGGAGAAGGCGACCGGCCACGACATGCCGTCGCTGTTGCAGTCCAAAGTGCTTGCGCCGCTGGGCCTGACGCAGACCGCAAACTCGGATACCCCCGTGATTCCAGACCCGGCCCTGCACGCGTTCAGCTCGGAGCGCCGGGAGTTTCTGAAGATACCCGCTGGGGTGCCGTTCTACGAGGAGTCCACGTTCTGGAACCCGTCCTGGACGATCACCCACGGCGCAATCCAGACCACCAACATCTACGACATGGAAGCCACCGCGGCCGGCATCGGGTCGGGCAGGTTCTTGTCCGCCGAGTCGTACAAGAAGATGGTGTCGACAGACTTGCGCGGCAAGACGCGACCCCAGCCGGGTTGCCCGACGTGCTTCGATCAAAGTGACGAATACACCTATGGTCTCGGGATCGTGATCTCCGGAAAGTGGCTGTTGCAAAACCCGATGTTCTCCGGGGAGGCCGCCGTGGAGGCGTACCTGCCGTCGCAGAAGGTGGCGATAGCCGTCGCGGTGACCTATGCGCCTGAAGCCTTCGATGATCAGGGCAACTACACCAATCAGGCGGACATCCTGTTTCGCAAGATCGGCGCCGAGTTGGCGCCCAATGACGCCCCACCCATGCCACCCGGGAGATAG
- a CDS encoding acyl-CoA dehydrogenase: MSTDQTAPSFDPFDPLGLDASLSSDEIAVRDTVRAFCAEQVLPHVSQWFEDGDLPVARELAKQFGELGLLGMHLQGYGCGGASAVHYGLACLELEAADSGIRSLVSVQGSLAMFAIWNNGSEEQKQRWLPGMAAGELIGCFGLTEPDAGSDPAAMKTRARRDGSDWVLNGRKMWITNGSIADVAVVWAATDEGVRGFIVPTDTPGFSANTIHHKLSLRASITSELVLDDVRLPDEALLPGATGLKGPLACLSEARYGIVWGSMGAARSAWQSALEYASQRTQFGRPIAAFQLTQAKLVDMAVELHKGQLLSLHLGRLKDSVGLRPDQVSFGKLNNTREAIEICRTARTILGGNGISLEYPVIRHMVNLESVLTYEGTPEMHQLVLGQAFTGIAAFR; encoded by the coding sequence ATGAGCACCGACCAGACTGCACCGTCATTCGACCCCTTCGACCCGCTCGGGCTGGACGCGTCGCTGTCCAGCGACGAGATCGCCGTGCGTGACACGGTGCGCGCGTTCTGCGCCGAGCAGGTGCTTCCGCACGTCAGCCAGTGGTTCGAGGACGGCGACCTGCCGGTGGCACGCGAATTGGCCAAGCAGTTCGGCGAACTGGGTCTGCTGGGCATGCATCTGCAGGGCTACGGGTGCGGCGGCGCGTCCGCGGTCCATTACGGCCTGGCCTGTCTGGAGTTGGAGGCCGCCGACTCCGGCATCCGGTCGCTGGTGTCGGTGCAGGGGTCGCTGGCGATGTTCGCGATCTGGAACAACGGCTCGGAAGAACAGAAGCAGCGGTGGTTGCCGGGGATGGCGGCCGGTGAGCTGATCGGATGCTTCGGGTTGACCGAACCCGATGCCGGGTCCGACCCGGCCGCGATGAAGACGCGGGCACGCCGCGACGGGTCGGACTGGGTGCTGAACGGGCGCAAGATGTGGATCACCAACGGGTCGATCGCCGACGTCGCGGTGGTGTGGGCCGCGACCGACGAAGGGGTTCGCGGCTTCATCGTCCCGACCGACACACCGGGGTTCTCCGCCAACACCATTCACCACAAGCTGTCGTTGCGGGCGTCGATAACCAGTGAGTTGGTGCTCGACGACGTCCGGTTGCCAGACGAGGCGTTGTTGCCTGGCGCCACGGGTCTCAAAGGGCCGCTGGCCTGTCTGTCGGAGGCGCGCTACGGCATTGTCTGGGGTTCCATGGGTGCGGCGCGCTCGGCCTGGCAGTCTGCCCTGGAGTACGCGAGTCAGCGCACCCAGTTCGGTCGCCCGATCGCGGCGTTCCAGCTGACCCAGGCCAAGTTGGTGGACATGGCGGTCGAACTGCACAAGGGACAGTTGCTGTCGCTGCATCTGGGCCGCCTCAAGGACAGCGTGGGGCTGCGCCCGGACCAGGTGAGCTTCGGCAAGCTCAACAACACCCGGGAGGCGATCGAGATCTGCCGGACCGCACGAACCATATTGGGCGGCAACGGGATATCGCTGGAGTACCCGGTGATCCGGCACATGGTCAACCTGGAGTCGGTACTGACCTACGAAGGCACCCCGGAAATGCATCAGCTGGTCCTCGGCCAGGCATTCACCGGCATAGCCGCGTTCCGGTGA